In a single window of the Deltaproteobacteria bacterium genome:
- the nuoK gene encoding NADH-quinone oxidoreductase subunit NuoK — protein MIVPYSQVILLASILFSLGLLCLLTRRNLIMTLIGVEIMMNAAAILFVAGALRWQQLDGQAFVIFIIGVAAAEVSVGLALIVGAYLRSGTVDPDAYDVLNG, from the coding sequence ATGATCGTTCCTTATTCCCAGGTAATCCTCCTGGCCTCGATCCTTTTTTCCCTGGGTCTCCTCTGCCTCCTGACGCGCCGGAACCTGATCATGACCCTGATCGGCGTAGAGATCATGATGAATGCCGCTGCCATCCTCTTTGTAGCAGGGGCCCTGCGCTGGCAGCAGCTCGATGGGCAGGCCTTTGTCATTTTTATTATCGGTGTTGCTGCTGCCGAAGTCTCGGTAGGTCTGGCCCTGATTGTCGGGGCCTATCTGCGCAGCGGGACCGTGGATCCCGATGCCTACGATG